Proteins encoded within one genomic window of Bacteroides sedimenti:
- a CDS encoding tetratricopeptide repeat protein encodes MRLRRSLLVFQLICGFPIFVSAQQSSTITSYVRTFENGKILFQQKNYSSARQMLKTFVQQKEDADLIQEAEYMIACTSYELNESNRIAVLRGYLEKYPESRHANRVNSLIASAYYFDKEYKEAISLFDGCDPSQLSNEECQDVTFRKAMSYLQLGNLVQSATWFRTLQHLGNNYSADCIYYLSYIDYTQKGYESALTGFLSLKADPVYGELAPVFIGEMYLKQKKYAEAEKEALDCIVRYPNGKQNAQLQRILGEACFYSAQYPKAVDALNQYAGATEEPSREALYLLGLSYYETNVYSQAAETLGRVVTVKDALTQNAYLHLGLSYLQLVEKNKARMAFEQASSVDYNMKVKELAMYNYALCIHETSYSAFGESVKVFERFLNEFPSSVYAEKVSDYLVEVYMNSKSYAAALKSIEKISRPGARIMEAKQNVLFQLGTESFANADFVKAISYFDRALEIGQYNAQTKADTYYWRAEAYYRQGKYTQAGQGFQSYLQLTAQKATEMYALAHYNMGYVNFKQQNYRNALSWFQKYTSLVNGESGKTVLADAYNRLGDCYFYDREFTTARRNYSKAVATDPSAGDYALYQDAFVAGLQKNYSEKISLLNQLMQKYPSSQYMDHALYERGRACVMAGYNQQAIASFEELLQRFPTSDISRTGASEIGLLYYQQDDYGKAIKAYKKVIADYPGSEEARMAMRDLKSIYIDLNKTDEFISFSQTTSGAGTFDMSEQDSITYQAAEKVYMKGDNESAGKSFLSYLQNFPAGAFSVNAHYYLSVIYAGKKDVAAALEHSGKVLSYSDNEFSEEAMIINSGLLMDEKKYQEALQVYKRLKEKTSSAENRSMAQVGILRSSFNSGIYKEAIGAATELLANKKLSPELVNEATYDRAKSYLALQDEKNALKDLQTLAKDTRTLYGAEAKYLVAQLYFNAGNKALAEKEVLNYIDQSTPHVYWLARGFVLLSDIYASMNKKLDAKQYLLSLKENYTEKDDIQEMINNRLEKLK; translated from the coding sequence ATGAGACTTAGAAGATCCCTGCTTGTATTTCAATTAATTTGTGGTTTCCCAATATTTGTTTCTGCTCAGCAGTCTTCAACGATAACTTCTTATGTACGTACATTTGAAAATGGGAAAATACTTTTTCAACAAAAGAATTATTCATCGGCCCGTCAGATGTTGAAAACATTTGTTCAGCAAAAGGAGGATGCCGATTTAATCCAGGAAGCAGAGTACATGATTGCCTGCACTTCCTATGAGTTAAATGAGAGCAACCGTATCGCTGTATTGAGGGGATATCTGGAGAAATATCCGGAATCGCGTCATGCAAACCGGGTGAACTCACTGATTGCGTCTGCTTACTATTTTGACAAGGAGTACAAAGAAGCAATTTCGCTTTTCGATGGCTGTGATCCAAGTCAGCTAAGTAATGAAGAGTGTCAGGATGTCACTTTCAGAAAAGCGATGTCTTATCTGCAGTTAGGCAATCTGGTGCAGTCGGCCACTTGGTTCCGAACCTTGCAGCATCTTGGTAACAACTATTCCGCCGACTGTATTTACTATCTTTCCTACATAGACTATACCCAGAAAGGATATGAATCTGCACTAACAGGATTTCTTTCCCTGAAAGCTGATCCGGTGTATGGGGAGCTTGCGCCTGTGTTTATAGGTGAGATGTACCTGAAGCAAAAAAAATATGCTGAAGCAGAAAAAGAAGCACTCGACTGCATTGTACGCTATCCGAACGGGAAGCAGAATGCACAGTTGCAGCGTATACTGGGGGAAGCCTGCTTCTATTCCGCACAATACCCCAAGGCTGTGGATGCCTTGAATCAATATGCAGGGGCAACCGAAGAGCCTTCCAGAGAGGCACTCTATCTGTTGGGACTTTCATATTACGAAACCAACGTCTATTCTCAGGCGGCCGAAACTCTGGGGAGAGTTGTGACTGTAAAAGATGCGCTGACCCAGAATGCATATCTTCACCTGGGACTTTCGTACCTGCAGCTGGTTGAAAAGAATAAAGCGCGAATGGCTTTTGAGCAGGCATCATCTGTTGACTATAACATGAAAGTGAAAGAGCTGGCCATGTACAACTATGCGTTATGCATACACGAAACCTCCTATTCTGCCTTTGGCGAATCTGTGAAAGTGTTTGAACGATTCCTGAACGAGTTTCCGTCGTCCGTTTATGCCGAAAAGGTAAGCGATTACTTGGTGGAGGTTTATATGAACAGCAAGAGCTATGCTGCCGCCTTAAAATCAATTGAAAAGATTTCTCGTCCCGGTGCCCGTATTATGGAAGCTAAACAGAATGTGCTCTTCCAATTGGGTACGGAGAGTTTTGCAAATGCAGACTTTGTAAAGGCGATATCCTATTTTGATCGTGCTTTGGAAATTGGACAGTATAATGCACAGACCAAGGCAGATACCTACTACTGGAGAGCGGAAGCTTATTACCGACAGGGGAAATATACACAAGCCGGACAGGGCTTTCAGAGCTATCTGCAGTTAACAGCCCAGAAAGCTACCGAGATGTATGCGCTGGCACATTACAATATGGGGTATGTCAATTTCAAACAGCAGAATTACCGGAATGCTTTAAGCTGGTTCCAGAAATATACCTCTTTGGTAAACGGGGAAAGTGGGAAAACAGTGCTTGCTGATGCATACAACCGTTTGGGCGACTGCTATTTTTATGATAGGGAGTTTACTACAGCGCGTAGAAATTATTCCAAAGCTGTCGCGACCGACCCGTCGGCAGGCGATTACGCTCTTTATCAGGATGCATTCGTGGCCGGATTACAAAAGAATTATTCCGAGAAAATATCTCTGTTGAATCAGTTAATGCAGAAATACCCTTCTTCGCAATACATGGATCATGCTCTTTATGAAAGAGGACGTGCCTGTGTAATGGCAGGGTATAATCAACAGGCCATTGCTTCGTTTGAGGAGTTGCTTCAACGCTTTCCAACCAGTGATATAAGCCGGACCGGAGCAAGCGAGATTGGATTGCTCTATTATCAGCAGGATGATTATGGAAAAGCTATCAAGGCTTACAAGAAAGTGATTGCCGATTATCCGGGAAGTGAAGAGGCGCGTATGGCAATGCGCGACCTAAAGTCAATCTACATTGACCTGAATAAGACGGACGAGTTTATCTCTTTCTCACAGACAACCTCAGGGGCGGGAACTTTTGATATGTCTGAACAGGATTCCATCACCTATCAGGCGGCTGAGAAGGTTTATATGAAGGGAGACAATGAGTCAGCCGGAAAAAGTTTCCTTTCCTACCTGCAGAATTTTCCTGCCGGTGCTTTTAGTGTCAATGCACACTACTATCTTTCTGTGATTTATGCAGGTAAAAAAGATGTTGCTGCAGCATTGGAACATTCTGGGAAGGTGCTTTCGTACTCGGATAATGAGTTCTCGGAAGAGGCCATGATTATTAATTCGGGGCTGTTGATGGATGAGAAAAAATATCAGGAGGCATTGCAGGTATACAAACGCTTGAAGGAGAAAACCTCCTCGGCTGAGAATCGTTCAATGGCGCAGGTTGGAATTTTGCGAAGTTCATTCAACTCCGGAATATACAAGGAAGCGATAGGTGCTGCAACGGAACTGCTGGCTAATAAAAAACTTTCGCCCGAGCTGGTGAATGAAGCAACTTATGATAGGGCAAAGTCTTATCTCGCTCTGCAAGACGAGAAGAATGCGCTTAAGGATTTGCAGACTCTCGCCAAGGATACACGTACCCTATATGGAGCAGAAGCAAAATACCTGGTGGCTCAACTATATTTCAATGCAGGGAATAAGGCATTGGCCGAAAAAGAGGTGCTGAACTACATTGACCAGAGCACGCCACATGTATACTGGTTGGCTCGCGGATTTGTGCTTCTTTCGGATATCTATGCTTCGATGAACAAAAAGCTGGATGCTAAACAATATCTGCTGAGTCTCAAGGAGAACTATACCGAAAAGGATGATATTCAGGAGATGATAAACAACCGGTTGGAAAAACTTAAATAA
- the amrS gene encoding AmmeMemoRadiSam system radical SAM enzyme has translation MKTTDLGKWHKLSAYQEKLEENNVRCHICPHNCLIHEGGTGICRARVNMEGILYSIAYGNPCSMGIDPIEKKPLFHFLPGERIFSLATAGCNFRCLNCQNWEISQSSPQKLEHYDLSPEDLVKNAIAHNTQLIAFTYTEPTVFYEYVYDTSQIAHEEGLRTVFISNGFINQQPLLDLCPYLDAANIDLKCFDDSIYRKLDGGRLQPVLDTLKILKEKGVWLEITNLLVPTYTDKPEMIEKMCAWLVENGFEDTPLHFSRFFPAYKLMDLPPTAESILIEAKNIAEKAGIKYVYIGNIPSLGNENTICPHCKKTIIERNCYLIGQVSIEDGKCGFCKEPIAGVWE, from the coding sequence ATGAAAACAACAGACTTAGGCAAATGGCACAAACTCTCGGCTTATCAGGAGAAGCTGGAGGAAAACAACGTGCGATGTCATATTTGCCCCCACAACTGCCTGATTCATGAAGGAGGAACGGGCATATGCCGCGCCAGGGTAAACATGGAAGGCATTCTATATTCCATCGCCTATGGAAATCCTTGTTCCATGGGAATTGATCCGATTGAAAAGAAGCCGTTGTTTCACTTTCTACCCGGGGAAAGAATCTTCTCCCTGGCCACAGCCGGGTGCAATTTTCGTTGCCTGAACTGCCAGAACTGGGAAATTTCGCAAAGTTCACCCCAGAAACTGGAGCACTACGATCTGTCGCCTGAGGATCTGGTTAAAAACGCGATTGCCCACAACACACAGCTAATTGCATTCACTTATACCGAGCCGACCGTCTTTTACGAATATGTATATGATACTTCGCAGATAGCCCACGAAGAGGGGTTGAGAACGGTGTTCATCTCAAATGGATTTATCAACCAACAGCCATTACTCGATCTTTGCCCCTACCTGGATGCCGCCAATATTGATCTGAAATGTTTCGATGATAGCATATATCGAAAGCTGGACGGCGGACGTCTGCAACCTGTTCTCGATACGCTGAAGATACTCAAAGAGAAAGGGGTATGGCTTGAAATCACCAATCTGCTGGTTCCTACCTATACCGACAAACCAGAAATGATTGAAAAGATGTGCGCATGGCTAGTGGAAAACGGATTTGAAGATACTCCGCTACATTTCAGTCGGTTTTTCCCTGCTTACAAACTAATGGACCTACCGCCGACAGCAGAATCAATTTTGATTGAAGCCAAGAATATTGCAGAAAAAGCAGGAATTAAATATGTCTATATAGGTAACATCCCAAGCCTGGGAAATGAAAACACCATTTGTCCGCACTGCAAAAAAACGATTATAGAACGCAACTGTTACCTTATCGGTCAGGTTTCCATTGAAGACGGGAAATGTGGATTCTGTAAAGAACCCATTGCCGGAGTCTGGGAATAA